The following are from one region of the Alphaproteobacteria bacterium genome:
- a CDS encoding glutamate--tRNA ligase: MTIVTRFAPSPTGFLHIGSARTALFNWLFARGKGGKFLLRIEDTDQERSTPQAVDAIFKSMNWLELDWDGEVVYQMARSSRHAEVAREMLAKGNAYYCYCSPEELEEMRAKAQAEGRQPRYDGTWRNRDPKDAPAGVKPVIRLKAPQTGTNTIHDEVQGEVTVSNEQLDDMILLRSDGTPTYNLAVVVDDHDMNITHVIRGDDHLNNAFRQYQIYKAMDWKVPSFSHIPLIHGPDGAKLSKRHGALGVEAYRDMGYLPEAMRNYLLRLGWGHGDTEIVSMAEAQKIFSLSGIGQAPSRLDFDKLNSVNAHYIQAADDQRLLNLTIPHIESELGTPLNDFQKARLLKGMKGLKPRAKTILELAKAALFYVRPLPLPMDEPARAAINDNTKPKLQAVLGILQSLNDWSVTTIELAIKDYLKTNNLKLGDLGPALRAALTGTLQSPALFEVMEVLGREEVQKRLQAA, from the coding sequence ATGACCATCGTTACCCGTTTCGCCCCATCGCCCACCGGATTTTTGCATATCGGTAGCGCCCGTACTGCCTTGTTCAATTGGCTGTTCGCTCGCGGTAAAGGCGGTAAGTTTTTATTGCGCATCGAAGATACCGATCAAGAACGCTCCACGCCCCAAGCGGTCGATGCCATTTTTAAAAGCATGAACTGGCTCGAATTGGATTGGGATGGCGAAGTGGTTTACCAGATGGCAAGATCATCCCGCCATGCCGAAGTCGCGCGTGAAATGCTAGCCAAGGGTAACGCCTATTATTGTTATTGCAGCCCCGAAGAATTGGAAGAAATGCGCGCCAAAGCCCAAGCCGAAGGCCGCCAGCCGCGTTACGATGGCACTTGGAGAAATCGCGATCCCAAGGATGCTCCCGCAGGTGTGAAACCGGTGATAAGATTAAAGGCACCGCAGACCGGTACTAATACTATTCATGACGAAGTACAGGGTGAGGTTACCGTATCGAACGAACAGTTGGACGATATGATTTTACTGCGATCCGATGGCACGCCGACTTATAATTTGGCGGTGGTTGTGGACGATCATGATATGAATATTACTCACGTAATTCGTGGTGACGATCATTTAAACAACGCCTTTCGCCAATATCAGATTTACAAAGCGATGGATTGGAAAGTGCCGTCTTTTTCGCATATCCCCTTGATTCATGGACCCGATGGCGCAAAATTATCGAAGCGCCATGGCGCGTTGGGAGTAGAAGCGTACCGCGATATGGGTTACCTGCCCGAAGCGATGCGCAATTATCTGCTGCGTTTGGGCTGGGGCCATGGCGATACGGAAATTGTGTCAATGGCAGAAGCGCAAAAGATATTTTCACTGTCCGGTATTGGCCAGGCGCCGTCGCGGCTCGATTTCGATAAATTGAATTCGGTCAACGCGCATTATATCCAGGCCGCAGACGATCAGCGTTTATTAAATCTGACTATCCCTCACATCGAATCGGAATTGGGCACGCCATTGAACGATTTTCAAAAAGCGCGCTTGTTAAAAGGCATGAAGGGATTAAAACCCCGCGCTAAAACGATTTTAGAATTGGCCAAGGCTGCCCTGTTTTATGTGCGCCCATTGCCATTGCCGATGGATGAACCCGCCCGCGCCGCCATTAACGACAATACCAAACCGAAATTACAAGCGGTGTTGGGCATTTTGCAATCGTTGAACGATTGGTCGGTGACCACCATCGAACTCGCCATCAAAGATTATCTAAAAACCAACAATCTGAAACTAGGCGATTTAGGCCCCGCCCTGCGCGCCGCGCTGACCGGTACGTTGCAAAGCCCGGCCTTGTTCGAAGTGATGGAAGTACTGGGCCGCGAAGAAGTGCAAAAACGCTTGCAAGCCGCTTAG